NNNNNNNNNNNNNNNNNNNNNNNNNNNNNNNNNNNNNNNNNNNNNNNNNNNNNNNNNNNNNNNNNNNNNNNNNNNNNNNNNNNNNNNNNNNNNNNNNNNNNNNNNNNNNNNNNNNNNNNNNNNNNNNAAACTGCCTCCAAGAAGTTACCCTGTTGCGTTTGGGTTTCGCTGCTCTTCAACTTGAGTTATGGGAGGATGCTGCCAAAGCATATCGTCTGTATACCTCATTGGAACCCAATGGATTTGAATCATGGAACAATTTAGCGAAGGCTTATATAAAACTTGGTGACAAAAAGAGAGCCCACAAAGTCCTACAGGAAGCACTTAAATGCAACTTCAGTAATTGGAAAGTTTGGGAAAACTTTATGCTTGTTAGCATCGATACTCAAAACTACGAAGATGCATTGAACTCTTACGAACGGCTACTGGAATTGAAAGAAAAGTTCATTGATTTGGAGGTACTTGAAATTCTAACCCAAGTAATTTCCGAGGAAGCTCTAGACTCTAATGGAAACTCAGCGAAAAGATTCACGAAAAAAGCCATCAAACTGTTGGGTCATGCATGcacgaaaaatgtaaacaacggTCACCTTCATGAACTGTCCGCTCGACTAGAACTGGAAGACCCCTTAAAACGCGCTCAGAAGCTTCAAAGCGCCTACCGAGGGTACACCCAAGCCAACAGTCAGTGGTCCAAAACAGCCGACAGTTGTGGAAAAATCGTTCAACTTTGCATCGAACTTGGGCAAAGTTCACTGGAAGCATTTGAATCCGCGAAAGATGATGCGGGAAAGCTGCTATCGGTGAAGTCCCAGCTCTCATCAGCTCGACTAACCGGGCAAGGTTGTTTGAAAGTGGCCGGCAATGAAGGGTGGGAGCAGAATGCAGCTTTGCTGGAAGAGTTGAGGATATTAGTTGAACGCATTACTACTGTGTTGACAAATcttatcaataaataaaataatattttttttggaaattgctTGGAATATTCTTTTCATTTCGGAGattttgttttctcatttttttaaaaagatttaagaatcagacttttttaatttgttaccaCTATCAAAGCATAATAGAGCTAATATATTCATTCATTAGACATTCATTTTCTTAATAaaagtggctccatagagtaaaacaaatattttcaaaggaTAATTGTAATGTCCTGATAAATGCACAACGCACTGTAAATCAATTATTAAAATCACTCATTTAAGATGAGATTTTCTACAGATCCGATCTATGTGTGATCGTGGTCGAAAGATTAATAAACGATCATTCTGATCTTAGCCGAAACTATATACGGAGCCGATTTATACGCATGCGGAAACTCTTATTTCATTTGCTTTAAGAAGTGTTTTATAATCGTAAACTATAAACAGGACATAACAATGATCTTGGTAAACTCGAATTTCGGTTAAAATTTCGTTCacgttttttaataatattacgGAATTTCcaaaaccaaatccaataatGTCCTTATTCAGTTATTCCCCTGCTTTTTCGAATGTCTTGTTCGACTCGTTGACTGTTGAACAGCTTGTTTGAATGTATGTAGTATGTAGTGTATGTAGTAGATTATACAATAATTAACAATAATAATGCACAATAAGCCTACGGTATTTGAAAAAGGAGAGATTAAGGTTCGACCCAACTAGAGAGCTTTTTTCCCATTCACATTCATGCTCTCTTTTATCGAAATCATTCACAAATGTTAGCGAAATCATAGTTAACAGTTTTCcataaatttatcaattatGTTACTTTCGACAGAAAGTTCGTTCTATTGGATCGACAAAAGCTTTTATTTGAAGCAATTTGTGAACTACTTCGCGCGAAAGCGCATGTGCAAAACCACACCGTCGGTTTGTGTAGTATaagtataaaaaacaaaaactaacagTGATAATGGTTACTCCATCCTCATGGATTCTCAAGAAcaagtttgtatgaaatttatgtaaGCATTTTATTTGATTCAGACATTTTTAACGAACTTTACAATTAAGAGCGAACAAAccactctttttttcaaattgtcgaaaaaaaatttgaaaataagatttaaagATCAATGACCTCGTTTTTTGATTAGTTTACATGGCCCATTTGGAGATGAagactttcattgaaaatgtatAATCACTAATCTTATAAGTTAATACCAGTTGGCAGAGCTTGTAACCAGTACGTTAACCTTACTACCCGGTTTAGAGTGGGATTCTTAAGTTTGTACGCGTAACATGCCAAGGAGGTGTCTTAGTAAGGAGGGGGAAGGACCGCTCTCTAAACCTTCCCGAACAGGTCATCAGCACATTGCAGCGCGTTAGGTGGCGTTAGGTCAACAGTGGAGTTTGGCACCAGATGGTGCTAAGATTGGCAAGGATCATCAACGTTACCAAAAATGGCAAACGAAGACAATAGAGCATAATGAGAAGAATCGGTGGATGAAGACAAAGCCACGGGGTCAAAGCCTTCAAGTTAACGCAGCCTCATTTGGATTCGAGCGCTCAAACCCGCCACTACGTCCGCTGCAGAGAACCAAAGCTTAGTTGAACGTGGTTGAACTGCCAGGTAGCTGCCATATTTGACCCTGTATCAGGCTACCCACTAATTCCCTTGATATCCTCCCATTATGTGTCTGGACCCCGAATGGTTGGCTTAAATCCCGAGTAGCCACGAGTGCCAAATCCGCTACACGCTGTGCAACCACCGAGAACCGAAGGTCGAGCTCACCATAATCCGCCGGCCATCCTCATGTGGGCTGACAGCAATCCTTGTGCCGAATCGTTCCTAGATCAATCACCGGAACCCAAATGTGTTGGCTTCCGACGACCAGAGAGCCTTCCCTGTGTGCGATCGAGACACTAGCACCGTGCCCGACATATCTGCCGTGCTAGACCGTTATCCgttgctctgcgacgtagttccacctccccgtggtgcagagtggaaacgtgtctgcaagtccggcgtattgcagatgtacggccaagagaactacaccaaacccactagaggccgtcgacgggtctgccaaacccgcgcggaagaagtggtgcacccaggtacttaggtaccagtacttgggtgtatgcgtgatggtccaacacgctttcggggggtcatgaccctgatatgcggatgcgaccggagggagagcgatcgccaacttgttttgcgcttcggtgggtatagacccgactcgcaaaatgagtagatgcgcaaagtggtggccaatggtgggccgatcacttagggacgtgtttacacgtcagtgtccgagaggcacttttatgccggaggtgtcagggttcgacacgcgttttgggaattgatgcgcctgaaccgcgagtgtgacctgatgagggcgttctatagctcgATTCTATAgcttcgggtggtcaagcgcccgacttgaagatcgggtagttgcgctgagtggtgacttaagtcaacactatttgtgagttcggaggagtctgagtcctacgcgtggcttagggggcttacccctcctacccgcgtgtttgaacagagaaagtgtcgtcgacaactcgctttgtgtttctggatcttggactggattcacaaagttagtagttgcgctgtgtggggacctcattcacacgatgagacgTCGGATCCTAACTCATCAGAGGAGGGATTGAGCATCGaattgtgttagaatgaggcatTGCTGgtagaggattcggaaacgagtattgccttggagcgcactagcgcgaattgacctcccactattgaagtaaagtgtgtcaaacagttcgaggtgggaacaaaggccagtggccccaggtggactttatggcgtagggggtacagtgtttcttagcattgtatcatgaatcgtccaattgcacccatggacccagagtagcaaactggggggacgcggtggctcgccgtgccttggaatgcaatccgtaaattggatttaccacctgggttaacaatcttaaaaaaaaaaagaccgtTATCCGTTAGAGGTCGCTTTGATTCTCCCGAttccttcccccccccccccctgcgGGTGAGCCGCCATTGTGGTCCAACGCAGAAGTGGTAACTGCCGACTGTGTCCCGCCGCAACATCTGCGCGGAACCGTTTATCGTCGTCCAACAGCAAAAACCATCGGACAACCGGACCAGATGAACTTTGGGCCTTGCGACGCATCGCGCGGCAGAACTGCAAGGTAGGACCATCCACTATAGTGAAGCACTGTGTTCCCTCCCAATGTGTTGAGTGTTTAGGGAGAATAAAGTGGAAATTCTATCCAAGCTTCTAAGGTGTTTCCTTGTGCCGAAAATCCTTACTAGTGCGTGTGCGACCCTGAGGCTTGAGAGGGGGTTTCTTACTTAGCTGGTTAGTCTGGGGAACCGATGGTTACAAGCTGTGAAAAATTggactttgtcatttttatcatttttctttcttttgtcatttttggcgtttttgtaatttttgtcattttacatattgttcaattttcaaaagaaactagctgatcccatacgaactccgtttcgctttcaatttagaatatgtgAACATTTTGAATGAATGTCATTTTACAGGCATTTTCCAGGTGCAATTCCGAATgcatttttaagcaataattgcaaaaatgttgaacacgttATATGTACGTTCAttttttctgtcgtttgctactaaatttgtaatCAGGAATAAATTGAACGTGCCAAAACACTCCCGTTTATTAATTTTCGTTTCGATGCGATACAAACTCAAGTTATTAttgcaaaccaaatttgacagtTATTAAGACCCCTTTTTTGTCGTTGgatagaaatattgaaatcagaaatcaattgaccgtcccaaCCCCAATaaaccgtgtataaatttcgactcgatcttTGCAGATCGGTGGCCTTTTTACCGAACTTTGATCTCTGAAATTCGTTGGCCTTCCTTCAAAACTCCCTtgggcaaattttcaaagcaatcaatcaattgcataataacgtcaatatcgcaaaaaacagtgaaaagttaatataGACGTCCTTTTTGGCCGACAcctgacccaaaattggataattggaatcaattgttcgtccttAATAATTTCTATggtcaaattttcatctcaatccgatgaataatagcgtcaatatcacaaaaatattgaaaagtttatatggacgaccctttacactgaattcgatacctggaatcgattgctatTCATtcgaaactctcgtgtacctatctcatctgaatccgatgtataataaagtCATTATTGTCGTAACCCGGTGATTTCGTTTTAGTAACGATTGCTTAGCCAATTCAAGATAAATCTCTTTGTTTGATTTAATAACAGCAgtgaaaactgctgaaccaTTATCGCAACGTTCTGCTTCGTCCTGGTGTCCGAACAAGGTGACCTCGACCAGCTTGCGGGCGACCACCGTCTTCAAAGCTGTCAGTTTTGGTTCGAATTTTCGAACCATTGTTTCCTGACCCGGCGCTTCCTTCTTCTTGGTTGTGGTGGAGGTGGTGGTTGGATTATCCCTTTTGGCAGAGGGACCCGGGGCTTCCTTCTTGGTCTGCATATCCATCTTTATACACTTTTTCACTGGTTATAAACAACCGTCACAAGAATGTCTTCCAAGGTGTGCTCtgacatgaactatcaaagagaTGTTCGTGATAGAGACCATCATCTCAGAGTTCTtgcgaaaccaaccaacttttgaagaattttttcatccaaaattaaacttttcttcaaagttaCACCTAAATCAATGTTTGTTTTATAATGAATTGTTCGTTTAGGTAAATCCTCCATTAAAAGAGTTGTAAATTACTAACATTTACATAGTAATTCAAGCCAGCGAAGGAGATATAGCCATAAATCTGTTTCATTTTAGCGGGTTTTTTGAATGACTTCTTCTTGTTAGTCTTATTGTTCTGTTtagtttcagttttattttctctATTATTAATCGCCTATCTCTACAAGTATCACAAAAATAGCGAACATTgagtatggacgactcctttggctggccccttatacaaaatttggcaatcgattgtccgtccttAAAACCATCCAAGCgcaatt
This sequence is a window from Uranotaenia lowii strain MFRU-FL chromosome 3, ASM2978415v1, whole genome shotgun sequence. Protein-coding genes within it:
- the LOC129752162 gene encoding tetratricopeptide repeat protein 27-like; translation: MTRPSEANILLTAKKFLMHPSSDPIAGRLSCLALRHLLLLYGMFNQDVDFDVTLRIAANPSNNCQQSPDCLQEVTLLRLGFAALQLELWEDAAKAYRLYTSLEPNGFESWNNLAKAYIKLGDKKRAHKVLQEALKCNFSNWKVWENFMLVSIDTQNYEDALNSYERLLELKEKFIDLEVLEILTQVISEEALDSNGNSAKRFTKKAIKLLGHACTKNVNNGHLHELSARLELEDPLKRAQKLQSAYRGYTQANSQWSKTADSCGKIVQLCIELGQSSLEAFESAKDDAGKLLSVKSQLSSARLTGQGCLKVAGNEGWEQNAALLEELRILVERITTVLTNLINK